One window from the genome of Equus quagga isolate Etosha38 chromosome 6, UCLA_HA_Equagga_1.0, whole genome shotgun sequence encodes:
- the TNFSF13B gene encoding tumor necrosis factor ligand superfamily member 13B isoform X2, whose product MLTYRKKQWLQVTGPNLQSSRSEMDDSTQGEQSRLSSCLKRREEMKLKETVSILPQKESPSVRLSKDGKLLAVTLLLALLSCCLTVVSFCRVATLQAELGSLRAELQEHQAEQLQGPRQAGAAARGPAVWRAPAATSALKGIFAPPAVGEGNSSQRSRNKRAAQDSEEAVTQDCLQLIADSDTPTIRKGAYTFVPWLLSFKRGKALEEKENKILVKETGYFFIYGQALQSWKKEMNSNLQYHVKMLKFPGTEMAHFLVH is encoded by the exons ATGTTGACTTACAGAAAGAAGCAGTGGTTGCAGGTCACAG GCCCGAACCTTCAAAGTTCAAGGAGTGAAATGGATGACTCCACACAAGGGGAGCAGTCACGCCTTTCTTCTTGCcttaagagaagagaagaaatgaaactgaaggAGACTGTCTCCATCCTCCCCCAGAAGGAAAGCCCCTCTGTCCGACTCTCCAAAGATGGAAAGCTGCTGGCCGTGACCCTGCTGCTTGCCCTGCTGTCCTGCTGCCTCACGGTGGTGTCTTTCTGCCGGGTGGCCACCCTGCAAGCGGAGCTGGGGAGCCTCCGGGCGGAACTGCAGGAGCACCAAGCTGAGCAGCTGCAGGGCCCTCGCCAGGCGGGAGCGGCGGCCCGGGGGCCAGCTGTGTGGCGGGCGCCAGCTGCCACCTCCGCGCTGAAA gggATCTTTGCACCACCAGCTGTAGGAGAAGGCAACTCCAGTCAAAGAAGCAGGAATAAGCGTGCCGCTCAGGACTCAGAAGAAGCAG tcaccCAAGACTGCTTGCAACTGATTGCAGACAGTGACACACCTACTATACGAAAAG GAGCTTACACGTTTGTTCCGTGGCTTCTCAGctttaaaagaggaaaagccctagaagaaaaagaaaataaaatattggtcAAAGAAACCGGTTACTTTTTTATATATGGTCAG GCATTGCAAAGCTGGAAGAAGGAGATGAACTCCAACTTGCAATACCACGTGAAGATGCTCAAATTTCCCGGGACGGAGATGGCACATTTTTTGGTGCACTGA
- the TNFSF13B gene encoding tumor necrosis factor ligand superfamily member 13B isoform X1 — protein MLTYRKKQWLQVTGPNLQSSRSEMDDSTQGEQSRLSSCLKRREEMKLKETVSILPQKESPSVRLSKDGKLLAVTLLLALLSCCLTVVSFCRVATLQAELGSLRAELQEHQAEQLQGPRQAGAAARGPAVWRAPAATSALKGIFAPPAVGEGNSSQRSRNKRAAQDSEEAVTQDCLQLIADSDTPTIRKGAYTFVPWLLSFKRGKALEEKENKILVKETGYFFIYGQVLYTDNTFAMGHLIQRKKVHVFGDELSLVTLFRCIQNMPETLPNNSCYSAGIAKLEEGDELQLAIPREDAQISRDGDGTFFGALKLL, from the exons ATGTTGACTTACAGAAAGAAGCAGTGGTTGCAGGTCACAG GCCCGAACCTTCAAAGTTCAAGGAGTGAAATGGATGACTCCACACAAGGGGAGCAGTCACGCCTTTCTTCTTGCcttaagagaagagaagaaatgaaactgaaggAGACTGTCTCCATCCTCCCCCAGAAGGAAAGCCCCTCTGTCCGACTCTCCAAAGATGGAAAGCTGCTGGCCGTGACCCTGCTGCTTGCCCTGCTGTCCTGCTGCCTCACGGTGGTGTCTTTCTGCCGGGTGGCCACCCTGCAAGCGGAGCTGGGGAGCCTCCGGGCGGAACTGCAGGAGCACCAAGCTGAGCAGCTGCAGGGCCCTCGCCAGGCGGGAGCGGCGGCCCGGGGGCCAGCTGTGTGGCGGGCGCCAGCTGCCACCTCCGCGCTGAAA gggATCTTTGCACCACCAGCTGTAGGAGAAGGCAACTCCAGTCAAAGAAGCAGGAATAAGCGTGCCGCTCAGGACTCAGAAGAAGCAG tcaccCAAGACTGCTTGCAACTGATTGCAGACAGTGACACACCTACTATACGAAAAG GAGCTTACACGTTTGTTCCGTGGCTTCTCAGctttaaaagaggaaaagccctagaagaaaaagaaaataaaatattggtcAAAGAAACCGGTTACTTTTTTATATATGGTCAG GTTTTATACACCGATAACACCTTTGCCATGGGACATCTAATACAGAGGAAAAAGGTCCATGTCTTTGGGGATGAACTGAGTCTGGTGACTTTGTTCCGATGTATTCAAAATATGCCTGAAACACTACCCAATAATTCCTGTTATTCAGCTG GCATTGCAAAGCTGGAAGAAGGAGATGAACTCCAACTTGCAATACCACGTGAAGATGCTCAAATTTCCCGGGACGGAGATGGCACATTTTTTGGTGCACTGAAACTTCTGTGA